A region of Dermochelys coriacea isolate rDerCor1 chromosome 1, rDerCor1.pri.v4, whole genome shotgun sequence DNA encodes the following proteins:
- the BMX gene encoding cytoplasmic tyrosine-protein kinase BMX, with product MVRNSSRVGKYTVSVFSKALEDKEGTVKHYHVHTNYENKYYLAENYCFNSVPQLIHYHQHNSAGMITRLRHAVTTKANKVPSTSSLGNGIWELKREEIVLLKELGSGQFGVVQRGKWKGKYDVAIKMIKEGSMSEDEFIEEAHIMMKLNHPKLVKLYGVCTETYPFYIVAEYMANGCLLNYLRSHRKELQPFQLLEICYSICEAMTFLESQQFIHRDLAARNCLVDSDFTVKVSDFGMARYVLDDLYISSLGTKFPVKWSAPEVFHYTKFSSKSDVWAFGILMWEVFTLGKQPYELYDNKQVIEKVSEGYRLYRPQLASETIYQLMYSCWHELPEKRPTFHQLLSIIETLREDNKS from the exons ATGGTTCGAAATTCAAGCCGAGTGGGCAAGTACACTGTGTCTGTATTCAGCAAGGCTCTTGA AGATAAAGAAGGAACTGTCAAACATTACCATGTGCACACAAACTACGAAAACAAATATTATCTGGCGGAAAATTACTGTTTTAATTCAGTTCCCCAGCTTATTCACTATCATCAGCATAACTCAGCAG GTATGATTACAAGGCTTCGACATGCTGTGACTACAAAAGCAAATAAGGTCCCATCGACATCATCCTTAGGAAATG GGATCTGGGAGCTGAAACGAGAGGAAATCGTCCTGCTCAAGGAATTAGGAAGTGGCCAGTTTGGAGTGGTGCAGCGGGGAAAATGGAAGGGAAAGTATGATGTTGCCATTAAGATGATTAAAGAAGGATCAATGTCAGAAGATGAATTCATAGAGGAAGCTCACATCATGAT gaaACTTAATCATCCCAAACTTGTTAAACTCTATGGGGTTTGCACAGAGACATATCCCTTCTATATAGTGGCAGAATATATGGCTAATGGCTGCTTGCTTAACTATTTGAGGAGTCACAGAAAGGAACTGCAACCCTTTCAGCTGCTGGAAATATGTTATAGCATTTGTGAAGCTATGACTTTCTTAGAGAGCCAGCAGTTCATTCATCGAGACTTG GCTGCTAGGAACTGCTTGGTTGACAGTGATTTTACTGTGAAGGTGTCTGACTTTGGGATGGCTAG GTATGTTCTGGATGACCTATATATAAGTTCATTAGGAACTAAGTTTCCAGTGAAGTGGTCGGCACCAGAAGTTTTTCATTATACTAAGTTTAGCAGCAAGTCGGATGTATGGGCCTTTG GGATCTTAATGTGGGAGGTGTTCACTTTGGGAAAGCAACCCTATGAACTGTATGATAACAAGCAAGTAATTGAGAAGGTTTCTGAGGGATATCGGCTTTACCGACCACAACTGGCCTCAGAGACCATCTACCAGTTAATGTACAGCTGCTGGCATGAG CTACCAGAAAAGCGCCCCACATTTCATCAACTCCTATCAATTATTGAGACACTCAGAGAAGATAACAAATCTTGA